The following is a genomic window from Neodiprion lecontei isolate iyNeoLeco1 chromosome 4, iyNeoLeco1.1, whole genome shotgun sequence.
TGAGTGGATAGTTTGACGTTTGAAGGGTGAAAAGACGTGTCGAAACAAGTTGGGCGCAATCGAGACCGATACGCGCAACACAGACACGGCCTCAggaaatttcaatataaaaaCTGTGATTGAAGTCAATGTAAGTATACGCACGTCGTGCATGACGTGCATGCAAAGTAGAAAGTGATTAATGAAAAGTATTAATATATTTTCGTTACCTTATCACCATCGCAGGTTCCGCGTTTGAGCCAATTTTGCTGCCTCGTTCGGCACACGTAACGGGGGCCACTTTGATAACGTTTACGTTTGAAGAAAACTTGCACGAGTTCTTAAGGGAAACAAAAGGACAAAGATAGGATAGGGAGAGTGAAAGAGAATGGGTTACTGTGTGTGTGGTTGCGTACGTgggagagagtgagaaaggggggaagagagagagagagagaggagagagcgAGAACGAGCAGGGTGGATGAACGGCGGGGAAGGgaagagagaaatgaaaacaatgcgattacacagaaaaaaaaaaactcggatcgaggacgacgggtGTGATCCACTCGAGTTGTCAAACTGTAATCGAAGGTTGTTTTCACTGGATAAAATGGGCGGCGTTGGACTCTTCGGACGCCCTCAAACTGTCCTGATCCATGATTTCAGAATTTCAAGTCCAGCCACCGACGACGGCTCGACTCGGCGCACGAAACGGGGAGCGGGACACGGGTAGTAGTCAGTCTGTCGGTAAACTCGTTGAAAACGTTCAATCTATGTACCTTCACTTGTTACTGGATCACCATCACTTTGTGACACTCTTCAAGAATCGTACACTCTTATGGACGTGAGGTCCGTTCTGTGCCCGTGTGTAACACAACACGAGCTAGTGTTTTCATCGGGGATTAACAATCACGGGGCATGGCGACTGGTGCTGTAGTACCGTTCTACGCGATAGCAATATCTTCTCGGACAAACTCGGGACGCTCCGTGATCGGGACGCTCGAAACTCGTCTCGCTGCCGTCTCCCTCCCCCCCATCACCCCAACCGCCCTAAACCCCCCCTCCTTTTGCCGTGCCACATGTGCGCGCGCAAAGTTTACCAGCTGACCTCATCGGCCACGAACTAACGAGTTTTTAGACACGAAATGTCGACGAGCCTCGCGTTGCGAGCGTTCGCAGAACGTCCGTCATTCAACTGAGGATTATAATTAATGATCAGGATCGTTTCGATGGTCTCTAATAGAAATTGACTTAACTTTACAGAGGTTGATTATAAAAGACCTAACCTTGGCGTGACGATTATAATCCAAATAACTCTACGGTTCCTGATTGATAGAAATTATCTTCTATGCTCGTATGTACACAGGAGTTAACTGTTTTATCATCGAGGTCCGTAGAGTTACATGGATTATAAGCTTCACGTCAGAGTCAGGTCTTTTATAATCAGCCTCTCTAAAGTTTAGTGAATCTTATTAGAGGCCAACGACTTTAATCCTGATAGCGTAATGCAATGTAACAGTTGTCGCGTTGCCAATCATAGTGTCCTCTTCTGAACCGCGCGGTGAACTAGAGAATCCTCTATTCCTGTTTCCTCTTTGCGACTTTTTCGTCCTACTGTCCCACAGTATCGGCGAGCAGccttttattttatcgttagTCGTAAGATTTTGCTTTCATAGAGGCCGATATGCATTTGAACAGTGCTGTAAAAATAGTTATGtagatttttcattcttatttctCTGCAAAAATACTGGTGTAACGGGTCGGTTCATGTATGCGGATGCACCGCGTGGGTAATCCATAGACCAAGGTAATCAACATGCGGTAAATCCGCCTGTGTGTAGGCATTTCACGTTACTTTTTATGCCTAACATTTGTTGCCTGTTCACAGGAGGATTTACTATTCTCCGTTCTGTCTGGTGCGcatacaaaagaaaaaaaccgtgAACGAAAATGTACACAACGAAAACAtgtgttttttaatttacatacaatatacatagCTGTAGTAATCCATTATCGTTAAATATTGGTATATCAACGAAAACAGATAGAAATTGGAGAAGGTGGGAGGAGcacgaataataaataaatatactcaGGCATCGCATTTGCGTTACACATAATTAACTAggtattcaataaaataattctaaGATCTTACAGTAAGCTGAGACAAACGACTTGTGCCGTATACCGACAATTACCAACGGTTTTTACTTTTCGACTTTGCTAGGTATAATATGATTACCATTTTGCATCGTCAAGCTGTTGCTAGAATTTTTTTGCGTATCGTTCGGTGCGCTATTGTCCCTTGTATTGGGATTGCCTCGACGATTCGTCAACGGCAATCCGAACGCTGCAAAATTGTACTGCGCCGCCCTGCTTTTGCACATACCGCACTGTGTAAGAAGAGCGAAAAAGTCACGTCGATACTGATGCGTGAGGAAGGCGTAAAGGTAAGGATTTACGCAACTGTTGAacggataaaaaaatacgacgAGGATCTTTATATAAGTCAGCGGGATTACTGGTTCGCGGGAAATAAGCGTGGTAAAACTAAAGAAGGCTATCGGTGCCCAGCAGGCAAAGTCCGCGAATATTAGAATGGCCATCCTTCTGGCAATGGTCGCATCCGAATGATCCATCGACGTCACCGAGGTACGTCGGCCAACCCTTATTGACGAGTACATCAAACCGTAACAAGCTACGATCATTACGAAGGCAATAACAGTGAAGGCGAACAGTATTATAAGATACAAGAGATCGATCGTGTTCATGTGCTCGAGGGGCAGGCATATGCtgtgaaaatgaattataaatataattgacaTAATGAGAAATTTATGCAGGTTTCAGCTGGAATAGCTTACCTTGTTGTTGAGTATCTGGAAACTCCGAAGATGGGAAGGAGTGCCATAATACAAGCGTAAGACCAGCCGGCGGCCATGATTTTCACGCAAGTCCTCAATCTGAGTCGCCGGTTCAGTATCGCGAAGTTAATCGTGTACCACCTCTCCATTGTTATTACTGTCAATGTGAATATACTTAATTCCGTAGAAAATACAGCCAGGAACCCAGCGATTTGACAGCCTAGTCCTGCAGGGGGAAATAtcataattgaaaaatcagatGCCTTTTGGTATGCGGTGCAACTGTATTCGAAATCAGGGTATCACGTACGTAGGTTCCTAGTCTTTGATAACACAGGTCAGCaaaagtacatttttttttgttagtaCCTGTgcagataaataaatttcgattttatatatttcagaTCCATTGTGAAATggtaaaatgaataaactttTCGCATTTGATGATTACTAAAtcagaagaaaatgaaacgcGTTTTATGTTGACGAATATTACATATCCTTAATACGATAATAATACATGGCAGCCTACAAGCGATGTAAAAATGTTTCTAATTTCCAAATAATTACGtcaattacaaatatatacatgcataataTTCTAATAAACTTATAATTCGGCAGTTTTACATATAAGAATATGAATAGACTCTTACCTTTTTGCCAGTTGATGGCGTAATTAAAATATGCACCAATGCTGCGCGCATCGCTGTCGGCGATGAGGATTAAATATAACCCCATACAGAGATCGGCGAAAGAGAGATTGCACATGAGGAACTTTGGCACGGTCATCTGAATTTTTGCTATCAAGACAACCAGGACAGCAAAGTTTCCAACAATAGCTAGGATCGCCACAAGCCATATCTACACAGGTGAGAAGAAAATGATGGTTCGGTATAGAGTGCAGTTTAAGCAAATTAGCCTATAACAATGCATCGAGTGATGATTACCGCTACTCTAAGTACCCAGTTGCCCATAATGTCTTCACACGGGTTAAACGCGTCGGGCTTCGGACTGCATTCAACGTTTCTGGAAAACTCTTGGAACTTTGGGCAATCGCTGGTGATTGAAGTAGAAGTAGGTGTGGCGTAGGGTGGTTTCcagttttcattttcgaacGGGTTGAAATTTGGAGATCGACGAGAACGAGTGTCCGAGTTTTCATGGCTCGCCGATGCCTCCTGGCATTTTTTATTATGTTCTTCCATGTCCTCCTGTATAAGTAAATATGACGCTCTTGCAAGAGTATACTTTCCGACAGTACCCTCGAGAGTACCTGAAGATCGCATTTTTGTACGATATTTTCCGTACCtggtattttttatacacgcCCGGATCCTGCAGTTCGGGATACGAAAAAGCGCAGCAGTGATAAGGATAGGTCAGTTTCGCCGTAGTAATGCTTGTAAACGTGATTACCGAGGGAAAGGTCTCGAGGTTTTTCGTATGTTCAATCGATAGGGATTGGATGTTTTCCAGGCCGTTGGTCGGCAGCGCGTTTATTGATGTCTCTGACAAATCCCtgacaatttattttcaactttttaacCCTATTGGATTCTTGTACGTACAACAGTAATATATGATCATCTACTTACAATTCTTTTAAACCTTCGAGTCCGACGAACGCATCCTCGGCAATATGTTTCAACGCTCTATTTCCCTTGAGACGCCTTCAATGAGTAccaaaaataattgatgataTAGTTTGTGCGAGCAAGTACATCGGATTTTTCGGCATCAAGCGCGTAATTAACAGGTGAGTAAGATAATATCGCCTTTCGATAATATCATGATTCATTACGTGTGTTTTCTTAAGAATGAATACTTACAAAGTTTTTATTCGAGATCCTTGGAAAGCCTTATTTTCCACAGAAGAGATTTCGTTGTATTCGAGTATCCTGCAACAGAATCGGTGAACTCGGTTTTTACCTTATTCAAACCAATCTCAGAATACAATTACATACCTAAATTTGGTTTAGCTTATTCTAGGGCAATACAAAATTACTTACAATAGATTAATTCCTACATTGGTGCACCGGGTCGCGTTAATGACTTGTATAGCGTTGTGCGCGAAATTCCTAAAATGTgccaatcaaatttttacacacgtACAGTACAAATGAGCCTTGGAATGAAAAAGTGTCAAGTTTCTATGAACAAATGTACGATACCACACATACTTACACAGAACTTAATATACTGTTTGTCAAGGTCCCAAGATACGGCAGAGTGCGCAAACCACTACGCGTAATTGTTCTATAGTATCAAAAAACGTTGGACCCATTACATGTAAACGAATATTGGTATCAGACATAcagttatattttataaataattgaaattgtaaaCGTATATTTACATCATCGTCAAATTAGGAAGTTTTTCCTGGAATACCTTGTCGTCGATCGTAATCAGGTTTGGGGCATCTGAGACATATCTGTAACAATACGAGCGAAGAAATGAATGTTTTACTTTAAATCGAACTCAACATACATgctatttaaataaatattccactccaaatgcatttttttctattcagtCACCCATATATATAGCATTTATAGATTATTTCAACATCAAAAAGCTCGGAAATATACTTGCATCGTGTGTAACTCATCGGCGTTCCGGAAAACTCCAGGTTCAAACCGATGGAAACGATGTACGCTTTCTAAGCGTCTGAAATAATGATCATTAATCACGTTAGTAAAATAACATCTCCTGTTTATATATCGCCCGTACTTACATTTGCTTCAGACCGCTGATGTAGCTAGTCAAATTGTCCTTTCTCAACACTTCTATTACGTGATTTTTCAGGATTCTGAAAGTCAAAGTAGAAAATGACGAATCGAAAATAGacactttttatttcaactatgagccgtataaatatataagtcACATAAATGCGGTAATTGTGCGTATAAATACATTTCTGTTATGTTGCAAGTGGAAATGGGAAGGACGGTAATCTGATCGTCATCTTGAAAGATACAAGCTTCCTCGGTGCGGTTTTCATGACGTAGGGCTGATTCCGATACCAAATGTAGTTTTGGAATAGGCAGACCTAATCGTTCGTAATCGAATTTGgacaaattcaatttcacggACGTTTTGTTTTCTCCAATGGATGTAACTGCGATGGTCCACATCAACAACAGAATAAGATGGTGGAGGACACAGCTGAAGTGCCATAGACAAACCAGATTATTACACACTAACATTGTAAGCGATGAAATGGATCGGAACATCCTTAATATTTTACAGGATTTATGATTACACACACGACGTCATCAGCCGTTTTCATTAAAATGCTGTGTACATCGAAAttatgtgaaatgaaaaaaaaaaaaaattaatctgaAACTTCTCGAATGCTGATATAAAGGTCACTTAAATTGCTATTTCGCTATGTGCTCcgataaaatgaagaaattttatacactACAAAATATTAGATTCGGACATTAAGTGTGTCACtttagttatttattattaatactatACGTAGCATACCTTAACATTACTGGCGTGTATGTTACCATGCTGACCATCAAGTACAGATTGATCTTGACTCGGTGGATCGTGACACTATAATTATCATCTACTGTTGTACCCTCACTAACGAATTAATTAACTATGCTCCGTCCGAGTGTACATCTCTCCTGGGCGTCACTCAATGGCGTATGTATCTTTACACGCCACATGGTGTGTTATCGAAAATATATATCGAGGCGTAGTTTCCTGACCACAAGTTTATATTCCTTTCTCTTATTCTTGGTAACACGtgacatgtatatatttatttaacagtgtaaaaattaaatgaaaaatgttttgtaaCTGTTATACTGACGAATCGTTGTCCAgagttacaaaaattatagGTACAAATATATTCAACGCAATATTGTCCACAATTTCTCTGTAGAGtaggaaatttatttcacagtCGGTGTTAACACGCAATGGAAGCAGTTCCTTACCACAGCACCGGAACAGTCTCGACTCACGCTTAGTTATATGGAATTCCATctatttatattaaatatcGAGTTATCGCTATGTGTTCTCACATTCATACTTTGTTACTGTGTCGTAGTTGCTCTTACTGCTGCTACTAAACATgcatgtatatgtacgtatatcaTGTATGCGATAACGTACTATCGggcgtttttcttttcaacacGGTACTTCGTCACtccaaaaaaatgttaatgtaCCACACACAACAGACGCATTCTTTGGAACTCGACCAAATCCAATCGAGAGACTGGACTACCGTAACTGCGTTGTGGATGGTAATCCTTTGAGGATGAATCAATCGATTACCGTTAATTATCGGATCCAGAGAAGAATAACCGTGTACACGAAGATATCAAATGTAGCTTATCGTCCACAGCTGTTCCAGTGACCTTTCGACTTgctgttgaaatattttaggcATTGCAGATATGCAAAACTCTATTAGTCCGACGTGCGCCTGCACTTTTTACCGTGCTTTTTTCTTACAACCTTCCGAAATCGGTTGAAAACAGTGCCCATGGTCTGGCTTATTACCTGAAAATGTACAGACATCAATGGATggataaaattaatgaattatcGTAGCCACTTTGCCGCAAAGCAGCAAATCCTATTTTAAAGCTCTAATCTACGCATTGGAGTCGAatgcatatacatgtataacacCAACATAAGTTATGCGGACTTCTAGTAGCACCATATATTTTTAGCTCTGCGAACCTGCGGGAACCTATTCTAGAATTTCGATGTGAGCGATTAGCCTCGCATTCAGTCCGTACGCATCACTGCGTACTGAATAGATATGCAAGCGCGTCAGTCGGAGGATTATTCAATATAGTCGTTACCGTTTGTAGAAAAATTCCAACGAAATGTGATGAAATGGATCATCGACCAAATCAATGTTTTCCTTGcgttgtatgtacatacataatacGGATGAAATATTAGCGTATAGACTTTGAATGAGTAGAGACGACGTTTCTCACGCCCCGTTCAATTTCTCCTGGGTTGTACCGGGTGAGTAAGACATCGTTCAACTTCCGCACTCCCATTCAAAACAACATATGATATCATGCTGCCTGCACGTGTCCAGGTAAGCTTGCTTGTACAGGATGGCCCCAAACTCAAGAAAATATACAGTTCCTGGCGGATAAAGGCATCACGCATTTGGTTACTTTAAGCCGTGAAAGGAGACCCCCGTTTGAAGCTATTCCGATTGGCATGAATTGGACGGAAATTCCAATAGAAGAATTCGAAGCGCCCACCTTGGCAGAAGTTGATAGATTTATGGATATTTGCCGAAGAGCTGAGGTCGACGGCGGCGTGAGTATAAGTTCCGAAAGTATCCGTTTGATCTCACAGTGCTTATAGAATACACTAATAATGCTTCGCAACTTTTAATGTTAAGCTCTTGCAGCTTTGAGATGATTAATCTTGTCGTAGTCGATGATCCTTCGAATGAGCGGGACGTACTCGCGGCTTGAGAatgtgataatttttctttgataAGTAGGGTTTCCACTAAGACCGAATTACAAGTTGCAGGTAGTCTGTGTGCATTGTTATCACGGTCGAGGTCGAACAGGTGTGATGGCTGCCTGTTACTTGGTTAAATTTCAAGATCTTGCACCTGAACGTGCCATTACGAATTTGAGAATGATGCGTCCCGGT
Proteins encoded in this region:
- the LOC107226070 gene encoding lutropin-choriogonadotropic hormone receptor isoform X1; this encodes MVSMVTYTPVMLSCVLHHLILLLMWTIAVTSIGENKTSVKLNLSKFDYERLGLPIPKLHLVSESALRHENRTEEACIFQDDDQITVLPISTCNITEIILKNHVIEVLRKDNLTSYISGLKQIRLESVHRFHRFEPGVFRNADELHTIYVSDAPNLITIDDKVFQEKLPNLTMITITRSGLRTLPYLGTLTNSILSSVNFAHNAIQVINATRCTNVGINLLILEYNEISSVENKAFQGSRIKTLRLKGNRALKHIAEDAFVGLEGLKELDLSETSINALPTNGLENIQSLSIEHTKNLETFPSVITFTSITTAKLTYPYHCCAFSYPELQDPGVYKKYQEDMEEHNKKCQEASASHENSDTRSRRSPNFNPFENENWKPPYATPTSTSITSDCPKFQEFSRNVECSPKPDAFNPCEDIMGNWVLRVAIWLVAILAIVGNFAVLVVLIAKIQMTVPKFLMCNLSFADLCMGLYLILIADSDARSIGAYFNYAINWQKGLGCQIAGFLAVFSTELSIFTLTVITMERWYTINFAILNRRLRLRTCVKIMAAGWSYACIMALLPIFGVSRYSTTSICLPLEHMNTIDLLYLIILFAFTVIAFVMIVACYGLMYSSIRVGRRTSVTSMDHSDATIARRMAILIFADFACWAPIAFFSFTTLISREPVIPLTYIKILVVFFYPFNSCVNPYLYAFLTHQYRRDFFALLTQCGMCKSRAAQYNFAAFGLPLTNRRGNPNTRDNSAPNDTQKNSSNSLTMQNGNHIIPSKVEK
- the LOC107226075 gene encoding dual specificity protein phosphatase 23-like isoform X3, with product MSRDDVSHAPFNFSWVVPGWPQTQENIQFLADKGITHLVTLSRERRPPFEAIPIGMNWTEIPIEEFEAPTLAEVDRFMDICRRAEVDGGLQVVCVHCYHGRGRTGVMAACYLVKFQDLAPERAITNLRMMRPGSIETYAQERFVIKYHDALRRK
- the LOC107226075 gene encoding dual specificity protein phosphatase 23-like isoform X1, with the protein product MSRDDVSHAPFNFSWVVPGKLACTGWPQTQENIQFLADKGITHLVTLSRERRPPFEAIPIGMNWTEIPIEEFEAPTLAEVDRFMDICRRAEVDGGLQVVCVHCYHGRGRTGVMAACYLVKFQDLAPERAITNLRMMRPGSIETYAQERFVIKYHDALRRK
- the LOC107226075 gene encoding dual specificity protein phosphatase 23-like isoform X2, with the translated sequence MSRDDVSHAPFNFSWVVPGKLACTGWPQTQENIQFLADKGITHLVTLSRERRPPFEAIPIGMNWTEIPIEEFEAPTLAEVDRFMDICRRAEVDGGVVCVHCYHGRGRTGVMAACYLVKFQDLAPERAITNLRMMRPGSIETYAQERFVIKYHDALRRK
- the LOC107226070 gene encoding lutropin-choriogonadotropic hormone receptor isoform X2; the encoded protein is MVSMVTYTPVMLSCVLHHLILLLMWTIAVTSIGENKTSVKLNLSKFDYERLGLPIPKLHLVSESALRHENRTEEACIFQDDDQITVLPISTCNITEIILKNHVIEVLRKDNLTSYISGLKQIRLESVHRFHRFEPGVFRNADELHTIYVSDAPNLITIDDKVFQEKLPNLTMITITRSGLRTLPYLGTLTNSILSSVNFAHNAIQVINATRCTNVGINLLILEYNEISSVENKAFQGSRIKTLRLKGNRALKHIAEDAFVGLEGLKELDLSETSINALPTNGLENIQSLSIEHTKNLETFPSVITFTSITTAKLTYPYHCCAFSYPELQDPGVYKKYQEDMEEHNKKCQEASASHENSDTRSRRSPNFNPFENENWKPPYATPTSTSITSDCPKFQEFSRNVECSPKPDAFNPCEDIMGNWIWLVAILAIVGNFAVLVVLIAKIQMTVPKFLMCNLSFADLCMGLYLILIADSDARSIGAYFNYAINWQKGLGCQIAGFLAVFSTELSIFTLTVITMERWYTINFAILNRRLRLRTCVKIMAAGWSYACIMALLPIFGVSRYSTTSICLPLEHMNTIDLLYLIILFAFTVIAFVMIVACYGLMYSSIRVGRRTSVTSMDHSDATIARRMAILIFADFACWAPIAFFSFTTLISREPVIPLTYIKILVVFFYPFNSCVNPYLYAFLTHQYRRDFFALLTQCGMCKSRAAQYNFAAFGLPLTNRRGNPNTRDNSAPNDTQKNSSNSLTMQNGNHIIPSKVEK